One genomic window of Solanum dulcamara chromosome 12, daSolDulc1.2, whole genome shotgun sequence includes the following:
- the LOC129877096 gene encoding nicotine N-demethylase CYP82E3-like: protein MYDNFPFYDMQIILAVLLTFAISIILWIFFWKSTKLPPKIPGSWPIIGHLRGFGDGKNVPLARTFGKLSDQYGPIFTIKLGMFRYCVINNWEAAKDCFTINDKELAARPISLAAEHYGYNYARFSFSNYGPYYCQVRKLVLQNVLSSTRLEKVKHVRISEVEVSIKELYNSCCKGENPNTINISKWFEKLTLNIIVKMIAGKRYVSLEKDKEAQCFRRAFAKIMYLAGEFIIYDAIPFQIFKYVDFQGHIKTMKQIYKDLDDILQNWVNEHMEKKKVEGDNDNEQDCIDAMLSVTKPEDFKAYGYSRETVIKATVLSMILDGSDTTAVHLTWLMSLLLNNPHVMSHAQEEIDNKVGKDKWIEESDIKDLIYLQAIVKEALRLYPPAPLLVPHEAVEDCTVAGYNIPKGTRLFPNAWKIQRDPRVYSEPDKFMPERFLNKHSNVDARGQHFEFIPFGSGRRSCPGINFATQVAHLTIGRLIQGFNIGTPSNLPVDMTEGQGITMPKAKPMEVVITPRLNSMFYEL from the exons atgtatgaCAATTTTCCCTTCTATGATATGCAAATTATACTTGCAGTCCTTCTAACTTTTGCTATATCAATCATTCTatggatttttttttggaaaagtaCAAAACTACCCCCGAAAATTCCGGGATCATGGCCAATCATAGGTCATCTCCGTGGTTTTGGTGATGGCAAAAATGTCCCTCTAGCGCGAACATTTGGAAAACTATCCGATCAGTATGGTCCGATTTTCACTATTAAGCTAGGTATGTTTCGTTATTGTGTGATCAATAATTGGGAAGCCGCGAAGGATTGCTTCACAATTAATGATAAAGAACTCGCTGCTAGACCAATTAGTCTAGCAGCTGAACATTATGGTTATAATTACGCGAGATTCTCTTTTTCTAATTATGGTCCATATTATTGTCAAGTACGAAAGCTCGTGCTACAAAATGTTCTTTCTAGTACTAGGCTTGAAAAAGTCAAACACGTCCGAATTTCTGAGGTGGAAGTTAGCATCAAAGAGTTGTATAACTCATGTTGCAAGGGTGAAAATCCGAACACGATTAATATCAGTAAATGGTTCGAGAAATTAACTCTGAATATAATCGTGAAGATGATTGCCGGAAAAAGATACGTATCTCTAGAGAAAGATAAAGAGGCACAATGTTTTAGAAGGGCCTTTGCTAAAATAATGTATCTTGCCGGGGAATTTATTATATACGATGCGAttccatttcaaattttcaaatatgtgGATTTTCAAGGACATATTAAGACCATGAAGCAAATTTACAAAGACTTGGATGATATTCTTCAAAATTGGGTTAATGAACATATGGAGaaaaagaaagttgaaggtgataatgataatgaacaAGATTGTATAGATGCAATGCTTTCTGTGACAAAACCTGAGGATTTCAAAGCCTATGGTTATTCAAGGGAAACAGTTATCAAGGCTACAGTATTG agcATGATATTAGATGGTTCAGACACAACTGCAGTTCACCTAACATGGCTCATGTCCTTATTATTGAACAATCCTCACGTCATGAGCCATGCCCAAGAAGAAATAGACAATAAAGTTGGTAAAGATAAATGGATCGAAGAATCTGATATCAAAGATCTTATCTATCTCCAAGCTATTGTTAAAGAAGCATTACGCTTATATCCACCAGCACCTTTATTAGTCCCACATGAAGCTGTGGAAGATTGTACTGTGGCAGGGTACAACATCCCAAAGGGTACTCGTCTGTTCCCAAACGCATGGAAGATACAACGAGACCCACGAGTTTATTCAGAGCCTGACAAGTTCATGCCAGAGAGATTCTTAAACAAACATTCAAATGTAGATGCTCGTGGTCAGCATTTTGAGTTCATCCCATTTGGTTCTGGAAGACGATCTTGTCCCGGAATTAATTTCGCTACGCAAGTGGCGCACCTTACGATTGGTCGATTAATTCAAGGATTTAATATTGGTACACCATCAAATTTGCCTGTGGATATGACTGAAGGTCAAGGGATTACTATGCCTAAAGCAAAACCTATGGAAGTTGTAATCACCCCACGTTTGAATTCTATGTTTTATGAACTTTAA